Within Flavobacterium pisciphilum, the genomic segment TACGTCCACCACTCGCTTGAGGTTTCTCATTAAACCCAGTAATAGTAGATCCATCTTCAGCTATTCCTAATTCTCCAAAACGACCAGGAGGTCTTACTCCTGTAAGTGTAACCATTTTTCCATGTGATTTATGAAAAGCCACTAGTGCATCGATGTCAATATCTCCAACTCCATCTCCATAAGTAAGCATAAACATAGGGTCTTCACCAATATATTTTTTAATTCTTCTAACACGAGCACCAGTCATTGCCTTAATTCCTGTTTCAGCTAGAGTTATTTCCCAGCCATCTTCATCATGGCTTATCTCTGAAATAATTTGTTCCGCTTTTTCTCCTAATTTTATGCTAATATCAGCACTTCGCAGTTCATAATTAACAAAAAAATCTTTTATTACTTCACTTTTATATCCCATACACAATACAAAATCCTGATAACCATAGGAAGCATACGTTTTCATAATATGCCAAATTATTGGCTTCCCTCCAATAGGAATCATTGGTTTCGGTATATCGTCAGCGACATCACGAATTCTCGTTCCATACCCTCCACAAAGTATTACTGCTTTCATTTTATATTATTATTTAGAATTTAATATTTTATCAAAGATGAATTATAGTTCATACAATAGAATTTTAAAACTTCAAAGTTATTTTCCTTTTACAAAAAATAACATAAACATATTACTATCACTTGTTCTCTTTATTAAATTTCAAGAATAGTTTTCATATCTTTTATGGTTAATAAAAAGATTATAGATACAATATTTTAAAATAATTCGTGCTCGCATATAAGCTGAATTTGATTAATTTTTTCACAATCATATCTCAACTAAAACACTTCAAAAGAAACAACACATTAAACAAATAAAAGTAAAATATTATTTTCTTAATAAATACAATTCTTTATTTGCAAAAATCACAATTAAGAAACATTTATCTTTGGACAAACAATGCCATATTAAGCAGTGCCTTGTCAAATACTGCTACTGATTAAATCGCCCCCTCTTTTTTCATTATTTTTAAAATTAGCAGAGATAAAATATCCAAATATTAACTGACCTGGCAAAGTATAAATCGCTCCATAGTGCATCGCTCCAAGCAAAAAAACCAAAACTGGGATATAATTATATCTATTTATTTTAAAAACAAAAATTATGATTGTAATACACAAACCAATATACCCAGTACTTTCAAATAAATTTAACCAAGCAAAATCTCCCCAAACGATTAAATCTTTTACGTTTTCAAAATGTCTTCCAATCAATAATTGAAACTTTTCAGACTTTAACTCAAAAATTACATCGTCAATTTGCATAATTTTAAAATCATACAAAAAATCAAAATATAATGACGACACTCGTTCCAAACCTTGTATAGAACCAACATCCAGAACAAAAATAAGGTACCAAAATAATAAAACAACAAGAAATGAGACTATTCCAGATAACCAGTTTTTAAAAGGACCTATCTTATATACTGCAAAGAGCATCAAAAGCATATAACCTGTTCCTGACCCTACAATAATCACCGTAAAAACACTAATAAAAAGTAGCTTATTAGATTTTTTCATATTCTTAACTTTTGAAAAACCAAAAACATAAAAAACCAAAACCATAATAAGTGTGCTCGTAATCGTAGAATTAGAACCTATACTATATGGTCT encodes:
- the rfbF gene encoding glucose-1-phosphate cytidylyltransferase, yielding MKAVILCGGYGTRIRDVADDIPKPMIPIGGKPIIWHIMKTYASYGYQDFVLCMGYKSEVIKDFFVNYELRSADISIKLGEKAEQIISEISHDEDGWEITLAETGIKAMTGARVRRIKKYIGEDPMFMLTYGDGVGDIDIDALVAFHKSHGKMVTLTGVRPPGRFGELGIAEDGSTITGFNEKPQASGGRINGGYFVCNREFLDILSDAEDLVLEQEPMKKLVELGELKVFEHDGFWQPMDTSREYSLLNELYNNNQAPWVKWEKK